In Erpetoichthys calabaricus chromosome 4, fErpCal1.3, whole genome shotgun sequence, one genomic interval encodes:
- the LOC114651200 gene encoding zona pellucida-like domain-containing protein 1, with amino-acid sequence MMLSFTIVFFTLHLLRGSLSLNVNDCLSYFRPPDYNDIAVSCGAYSIELAVQVCPVVYSGYNETLLVMNNLITDPNCKGKLDMTTNPPVLRFNFSLNESGICGSSYKITSSPGTGIFQDFSNIQSVNISGVIQSTDPNTGVVTYNQQLLYLYSCTYPLEYIINNTRIDVTGATIALKDNNGTFVTTLSLQLFSDANYTTFLEIPPRGINLRSPIYVQVKATNLTSKFNVLLDRCYASVSPYPSSSNAAYYDLFVTCTKQELVNIYVNGKSQYARFSFPAFRFTEQRNLTTSTYYLHCITRLCDTNDCANLQKCNRKRRAAPELTTTLSPALLNEPSTVTSNPITTSAENEMNDAAWSHASAISLGLGIAVGFLSFIFIVMIVITYFLYTTRNQESGLTKIMNN; translated from the exons ACTACAATGACATTGCTGTATCCTGTGGGGCGTACTCCATTGAGCTGGCTGTACAAGTCTGTCCAGTTGTCTACTCAGGATACAATGAGACTCTCTTAGTCATGAACAACCTGATTACGGACCCTAATTGCAAGGGGAAGCTCGACATGACCACAAATCCACCAGTTCTCAGATTCAACTTCTCTCTCAATGAAAGCGGCATTTGTGGAAGCAGTTATAAG ATAACAAGTTCTCCTGGTACCGGAATTTTCCAAGATTTTTCAAACATTCAGAGTGTAAACATCAGCGGCGTAATTCAGTCTACTGATCCAAACACTGGCGTTGTGACTTACAATCAACAGCTTCTGTACCTTTACTCCTGTACATACCCTCTGGAGTACATTATTAACAACACAAGGATTGATGT CACTGGGGCCACTATTGCTTTGAAAGACAACAATGGTACTTTTGTCACTACTTTGAGTCTCCAGCTTTTTAGC gATGCAAACTATACAACCTTCCTTGAAATTCCACCCCGAGGAATCAATTTAAGATCTCCAATTTATGTGCAAGTCAAGGCCACAAACCTAACCAGCAA GTTTAATGTACTACTTGATCGCTGCTACGCCTCAGTTTCTCCATACCCTTCAAGCTCAAATGCAGCTTACTATGATCTCTTTGTTAC atgtaCCAAACAGGAGTTGGTCAACATATATGTTAATGGTAAAAGCCAATATGCCCGGTTCTCTTTCCCTGCATTCCGCTTCACAGAGCAAAGAAATTTAACCACCTCCACTTACTATTTACACTGTATCACCCGACTTTGTGACACCAATGACTGTGCTAACTTGCAAAAG TGTAACCGGAAAAGAAGGGCCGCACCAGAACTTACTACAACCTTGTCTCCAGCACTGTTAAATGAACCTTCCACTGTCACTTCCAATCCAATCACTACTAGTGCTGAAAATG AAATGAATGACGCAGCCTGGAGTCATGCTTCTGCCATATCACTCGGCTTAGGAATAGCTGTGGGATTCCTCTCCTTTATCTTTATCGTGATGATAGTTATCACTTACTTTCTTTACACAACAAGAAATCAAGAATCTGGTCttacaaaaataatgaataactgA